DNA sequence from the Peptococcaceae bacterium genome:
GGGCCGAGGTGTACCGCAAGATAAACAACATCCCGCAAGATCTGGGCACGGCGGTGAACGTGCAGGCCATGGTCTTCGGGAACATGGGCGACGATTCGGGGACGGGGGTGGCGTTCACCCGCAATCCGTCCACCGGCGAGAAGAAGCTTTACGGCGAGTTCCTCATGAATGCCCAGGGTGAGGATGTGGTCGCCGGGATACGCACACCTCAATCGATTGAACAACTGAGCCGGGAAAACCCGCAAATATACAGCCAGTTCACACGAATCTGCAGCATCCTGGAAACGCATTACCGCGACGTGCAGGATATTGAGTTTACCATAGAACGCGGCAAGCTGTACATGCTCCAGACGCGGACCGGGAAAAGGACAGCCGGCGCGGCGGTAAAAATTGCCGTGGATATGGTGAATGAAGGGATTATCAGCAAGGAAGAGGCGATCATGCGCATCGAACCTTCTTCCCTTGACCAGCTGCTGCACAGGAGGATCGACCCGGCCTCGGAGGTGAAAGTGATTGCCAAGGGACTTCCTGCTTCTCCCGGAGCCGCTTCAGGCCATGTTGTGCTGGATGCCGACAGGGCGGAAGGCCAGGCCAAAGAAGGGAAAAAAGTCATCCTGGTGAGGACGGAGACAACGCCCGACGATATTCACGGAATCGTGGCGGCGCAGGGCATTCTCACCAGCCGCGGCGGTATGACCAGCCATGCGGCTGTGGTGGCGCGCGGCATGGGCAAATGCTGTGTCTGCGGCTGCGAGGCCCTGAAAATAGATTATGAGGCTGGCGAAATCAAAGTTGACGGGCAGGTTATCAGGGAAGGCGACATCATTTCCCTTGACGGCAGCACCGGAAAAGTGATGCTGGGGCAGGTCAAGCTGATTGACCCCGAACTGAGCCCCGAGTTCCAGGAAATACTCTCCTGGGCCGATGAGATAAAAAGGCTTAAGGTGAGGGCCAACGCCGACAATCCCCCGGACGCTGCCAAGGCCAGGGAATTTGGGGCTGAGGGGATTGGGCTCTGCCGCACGGAGCACATGTTTATGGCTCCGGACCGCGTTCCCGTTGTTCAGGAGATGATCATGGCGGATAATATAGAAGACCGTGAAAAAGCCCTGGCCAAACTCTTGCCCATGCAGGAGGAGGATTTTTACGGCATCCTCAAGGTAATGAACGGTCTCCCTGTCACCATCCGGCTTCTGGATCCCCCGCTGCACGAATTTTTACCCGATGTGGAGGAGCTCATTACTGAAATCGGCGAGCTTAAGATGGTCAAAGCCGATCCGGAAAGGATCATGGCTCTGCAGACGGTTCTCACCAGGGCCAGGTCCCTGCGCGAATTCAATCCCATGCTCGGCCACCGCGGCTGCCGGCTTGGCGTTTCGTATCCCGAGATTTACCGGATGCAGGCACGCGCCATTTTCCAGGCTGCAGCCCGGCTGGTGAAGGAAGGATATAAGGTCTGGCCTGAAGTGGAGATACCCCTGGTGATAGACAAGAACGAGCTGGCTCTCCTGCGCGGGGAAATTGAGGAGGTGGCCCGCCAGGTTATGAGCGAATACAAGGTGGAATTTCACTTTACCGTGGGCACTATGATCGAACTGCCCCGTGCCTGCCTGACGGCCGATAAAGTGGCGGAGGTGGCCGACTTTTTCTCCTTTGGGACAAACGACTTGACCCAGACTACCCTGGGTTTCAGCCGCGACGACGCGGAGGGCAAGTTCATGAACGATTACCTTGAGAAAAAAATCCTGAAAAACAACCCCTTCATTGTCCTGGACCGGGAAGGGGTGGGGCAGTTGATGGAAATGGCTGTAAAGAAGGGCCGCGAGAAAAAACCGGGGCTGGAAATCGGCATCTGCGGGGAACACGGCGGCGAACCGAATTCTATCGAGTTTTGCCACCTGGCCGGTCTGAACTATGTGAGCTGTTCGCCGTTCCGGGTGCCCGTCGCCAGGCTGGCGGCTGCCCAGGCCCAGGTTATCAACCCAAGACCAATCAAGTAAGGCTTAGAATAGTTGGGTAAGGCCTTACCTATGAAGGCTGTAAGAAGTTTTGTAAAAAAGAGAGAGGGCATTGTCTATTAGTAAACTAAGAGATAGTACCCTCTCTTTTTCAATTCGGGGAGCTAGGATTTGGTTGTGCCGAGCGCTAGATGGATGGAAACAGTGCTGTGTATCATATAGCATTTTTCGCCCTGGGTCAGTTTTTATAGAGTTGTGTATGTCAATGTTCTGAGAAAATTCTTTTAGAAATATTTCAGGGGTGACTACTTAATGCGTCTTGGGCATCTCTTAAATGTTCTGGCCCATAATTCTATTTACCTGGTAGACGCGGTCCGTATATTGGGCATGCGGGGATTGGTGCGATTTGTCCGCGACACCTTGTCTAGTCCCTGCTTGGATGTTGAGATAACAACATTCATGTGGTATAATTTTACAATGAAACAGAATGTGGGTGATTGTATAAATGATTACTAAGCATATTGTTCAATCCATGGCTGAGAGAATTGTAAATGCCTTTTCACCGGAAAAAATTATTGTTTTTGGCTCTTGGGCACGGAATGAAGCCACCAAAGATAGCGATATTGATTTTTTGGTAATCACCTCTTATAAAGGCTCAAAAAGAGATATCCAAGTAGCTATGAGAAGAGAATTAAAGGGATTTGGTATTCCTAAAGACGTTATAGTTGCCTCAAAAGAAGAGATTGAGCAAAAAAAAGATTTGCCAGGATATATTTATGGAACCGCATTAAAGGAGGGGAGGGTCGTTTATGAGCGAATTGACCAATAGACAACTGGCATTACGGTGGTTTGAATATGCGAAAAACGATTTACAGGCAGCATCAATATTACTTTCGCATGATGACGTGGCTCCCCGGACCGTTTGTTTTTTAGCTCAACAAAGTGCTGAAAAAGCTCTGAAAGCAATTTTAGTGTTAAAAGGATTGGATGTAATAAGAACTCATGACCTTGATGCTTTATCAGAGACATTACCTAAAAAAGTAAGTGCAAAGTTTGAAAGTTTTGATTTAACATGGTTAACTGAATGGAGCGTGGAATCCCGTTATCCCGGAGATTGGCCGGAAGCTTCATGTGAGGATGCAAAAAAGGCAGTAACAATAGCTACAGAAGTCCTTAATGCATGTAATAGTATTTTTATAAATGAAAATTAATATAATGGAGGAAATAGAAAACAAAAAGTGTTCCATAATGTAAAAAACGGTGATTGGTCTATTATGATAGCGGCGGCCCAGGCCCAAATAAGGCACGGCTAGTCAGGGAAGTTTATGATTCCATGAGAAGGGGGCGGCTCCAAAGTTTTATTGTGAGACGCCCCCGTTCTTGTTGTGTTTATATACTGCGTTAATATTAATGGGCAAACATCATTCCGTTTGGGTGCCAGGAGCCTACAGGCCTTATTTTGCTTAAATCCGTCATAAATGTCGAAATTCGTTGGTTAAGAAAAAAGAGGATTTTCATTATTTAAGGAGTATTAATGTAAAGTAACAGGATGAAAACTAATATTAAAATTAATGAAGAAAAAGAAAGAGGAAGGTGAAAGGCCCCGCAAGGGGTCGCCGACAATGCTGATCGTAGGTATTAACGGAAGTCCCAACAAAGAGGGATCCACCGCTTTTTTATTGAACAAAGGGCTGGAACAGGCCGCAAGGCTGGGAGCAAAAACGGAAATTATTCACGCAGCCGAGGTTTTAAAAGACCTGGCGGTTCCTTTTTGTACTGTTTGTTCCACGCCGTGCCAGGGGACCTGCATGGCCGGGACTTCTTTTGAGGATGCGCTCAACCTGTTAAGTGAAGCAGACGGCATGCTGGTCGGCTCGCCGGTTTATTTCGGCAGTATAACCGGCCAGTTGAAGGCTTTTTGGGACCAGACCCGCCGGCTTCGTGCGGAAAAGAAGCTGCTAAACGTTGCCGGCGGAGCTGTGGCCGTAGGAGCATCCCGTTTCGGCGGGCAAGAACTTACAATAAGAGTCATCCAGGAAATGATGCTTGTACAGGGTATGACAATCGTAGGTCCGGGTCATGCTGGTCATGACTGCGGTCATTTCGGGGTTGCCGCCCAGCGCCCGGCCCAGGAGGATAAGCAGGCGCTGGAAAGGATTGCGGTCCTGGCTAAAAGGATTTTTGAAGTTGCCCGAGAAACCAGGGTACTGCGAGAGTAGGAGCGAAGAAATGTCCATTCGCCAGGAAATCGAAGCCTTCGAAGAAACAGCTCTCAGTCCTTATGCCATGCTCGCTTCCAGGTCGGTGGGCCGCCAACGGCCCGAGGAACCTGATCCCATCCGGACCTGCTTCATGAGGGACAGGGACCGCATAATTCATTCCAAGTCTTTTCGCCGCTTGAAACATAAAACACAGGTTTTTATTGCCATGGGCAACGACCACTACAGGACAAGGCTGACTCATACCCTGGAAGTGAACCAGATTTCTCAAACTGCGGGCAAAGCGCTGCGGCTGAATCTTGATTTGATTGAAGCCATTGCCCTCGGCCATGATGTCGGACATACGCCGTTTGCTCACACTGGCGAGGAGGTTTTGGACAGGCTTTTGCCCGGCGGTTTTAAACACAATTTAAACAGTGTTCGCGTACTGACCCGGATCGAACAGGGCAGGGCGGGACCCGGTTTAAACCTCAGCCAGGAGGTGCTGGACGGGATAGCACATCACAGCGGGTTTGGGAGGGGAGAGAGCGCCTGTAAGACCCTGGAGGGGCAGGTCGTGCGGTATGCCGACAAAATTGCCTATGTCCAGCACGATATAGATGACAGCATCAGGGCCTCCGTACTCACTTTGGATGATATACCCAAAGAGTTCCTGGATATATTGGGATACAGCCACAGCGAAAGAGTCGGAACCCTGGTAAAAGACCTCGTCCTTACTACGAGGTCAAATTTGGCCCGGGGCGAAATAAAAGTCAGCCTGAGCCCTGAAATAAACAGGGCTCTCCAGGGATTGCGCAGGTTTATGTTTGAAACGGTGTATAAAGGGCCATACTGCCAGAAGCAAAGGCATGGTGCCGCCCACATTGTGGAGTATTTATTCAGCTATTATATGGAAAATCCGGATGAACTGCCCGGCCTGTACAGGGAAATTGCGGAAGAAGAAGGGCTTGAGCAGGGCGTGGCCGATTATATTTCCGGGATGACGGACAATTACTGTGTGCTGCTGTTTAAGGATAAAGTCCTGCCGCAGGCGAGCGTTAAGTAAAGGTTATAGTGGGAAACAATGCCATAAATAGAAAGATTAAATAATAAACAATAAATAATATGTATAAAAATGTGGCTAAAAAAAGAGGAAATTTAATTTTTTTAACGAATAAATCATAAATATTTGCAATGAAAAACGCTGTATCTTAATTAGACCTGGTCTGAAATCTTTTCGAAAAAGCAGGAAAAAAGGTTGTAAATGAAGAAAAAAAGAACAAACGCGTTATAAGGTGGTGAAAAAGGTCATGGGCCAGATCCCCCAGGAATTTATTGATGACCTGCGCCACCGGGCGGATATTGTGGAGATAATAAGGGAATTCGTGCCGCTAAAAAAACAGGGCCAAAACTTTATCGGGTTGTGTCCATTCCATGCGGAGAAAACTCCTTCTTTTGTTGTCTCTCCTCAGAAACAGATCTTTCATTGCTTTGGCTGCGGAAAGGGCGGAAATGTTTTTACCTTTCTCATGGAGAAGAGCGCCATGAGTTTCCTGGAAGCGGTTTCCTTTCTGGCCAAACGTTACGGCCTCCTGATCCCGGTCTCTGCCGTTTCTCCGGAAAAAAAGAAACAGGAATCATTAAAAAAAAGGTACTATCATATCAATGAACTAGCAGCCCGGTTTTATTCCGGAAAGCTGTACGATAAAACAGGGGCGGAAGCCTTATCATACCTGAAAAATAGGGGACTTAACAAAAATACCCTGGAAAAATTTGCGCTTGGGTACGCGCCTCCCGGTTGGGATGAACTCAGCCGTTTTTTGTTGGAGCAAGGGTGTTCGGAACAGGAACTCCTGCTGTTGGGACTTGCCGTAAAGACGCAAAAAGGCGGAACTGTTGACCGCTTCCGCCACCGCATCATTTATCCCATTACGGATGAAGCCGGAAGGGTTGTTGGCTTTGGCGGCCGTGTTTTGGACGATTCCCAGCCGAAGTATCTTAATTCTCCGGAAACACCCCTTTTTTCGAAAGGCAAGCACCTGTACGGCTTGAATTTGGCCAGGGGAGCCATCCGCAACCAAGACAAGTCCGTAATTATGGAAGGGTACATGGATGTTATAACAGCGCATCAAAATGAGATATACAATGCAGTGGGCACGCTGGGTACAGCCTTAACCGTTGAGCAGGCCCGGTTGTTGATGCGTTACAGCTACCAGGCAGTCATCTGTTTTGATGCGGACCAGGCCGGCGAAAAGGCAACGCTCCGGGGTCTTGATATCTTGCAGGAACAAGGGTGCCAGGTTTCGGTCATATCCGTTCCGGGAGCGAAGGATCCGGATGAATTTATTAAAGAAGAGGGGAAGGGAAGCTTTACAGAGCTTGTTGAACGAGCCCAGCCCCTTTTGGAATATAAATTGAGCAAATTGATTGAGCGGTGTGATGCCCAGACTGTACCGGGCAAAGTCAGGATTGTGCAGTCTCTTATTCCCGACATCATGAAAACGCAAAGCCCTGTTGCGCGCCAGGCTTTTATCCAGATGGTAAGCGAACGGCTTGTCTTCCCGGAAACAGCGATTCATGCCGAAATAAGGAAAACATTTTCCCAAGACAGCCCTGCTCTCCAAAACAGTGCCCGGCAGGCTCGACCGCTGTCTGCCCGGGAAAAGGCCCAAAGGTTCCTGATCAGGATTTCCCTGGAAAACCCTCAAACCATGACGGAAATAGAAAAATGGGGAGGAAAAGAACTCTTCAGCGATCAATTGTTGAAAGAAATTTATCAAAACAATTATTTAATCTTCCAGGCTGGTCATAATATAAAAGCGGACGATTTAATGAGCCTGCTGGAAAACAGCGCTTCCCGGGATGCTTTATCGGGAATTCTGTTGGCAGATGAGGTCCCTGAAGGTTGGGAGAGAGTGTTTAAGGACTGCCTGGTGCTTTTGAAAACCGAACTGCTTAACAGGAAGATAGCAGAAAACAACAGCCGCATGTCCCAGTTCGAAAAAATGGGCGATGTCAGTAAATCCCTGGAATTGATG
Encoded proteins:
- a CDS encoding flavodoxin family protein, whose product is MLIVGINGSPNKEGSTAFLLNKGLEQAARLGAKTEIIHAAEVLKDLAVPFCTVCSTPCQGTCMAGTSFEDALNLLSEADGMLVGSPVYFGSITGQLKAFWDQTRRLRAEKKLLNVAGGAVAVGASRFGGQELTIRVIQEMMLVQGMTIVGPGHAGHDCGHFGVAAQRPAQEDKQALERIAVLAKRIFEVARETRVLRE
- a CDS encoding deoxyguanosinetriphosphate triphosphohydrolase, translating into MSIRQEIEAFEETALSPYAMLASRSVGRQRPEEPDPIRTCFMRDRDRIIHSKSFRRLKHKTQVFIAMGNDHYRTRLTHTLEVNQISQTAGKALRLNLDLIEAIALGHDVGHTPFAHTGEEVLDRLLPGGFKHNLNSVRVLTRIEQGRAGPGLNLSQEVLDGIAHHSGFGRGESACKTLEGQVVRYADKIAYVQHDIDDSIRASVLTLDDIPKEFLDILGYSHSERVGTLVKDLVLTTRSNLARGEIKVSLSPEINRALQGLRRFMFETVYKGPYCQKQRHGAAHIVEYLFSYYMENPDELPGLYREIAEEEGLEQGVADYISGMTDNYCVLLFKDKVLPQASVK
- the dnaG gene encoding DNA primase, with product MGQIPQEFIDDLRHRADIVEIIREFVPLKKQGQNFIGLCPFHAEKTPSFVVSPQKQIFHCFGCGKGGNVFTFLMEKSAMSFLEAVSFLAKRYGLLIPVSAVSPEKKKQESLKKRYYHINELAARFYSGKLYDKTGAEALSYLKNRGLNKNTLEKFALGYAPPGWDELSRFLLEQGCSEQELLLLGLAVKTQKGGTVDRFRHRIIYPITDEAGRVVGFGGRVLDDSQPKYLNSPETPLFSKGKHLYGLNLARGAIRNQDKSVIMEGYMDVITAHQNEIYNAVGTLGTALTVEQARLLMRYSYQAVICFDADQAGEKATLRGLDILQEQGCQVSVISVPGAKDPDEFIKEEGKGSFTELVERAQPLLEYKLSKLIERCDAQTVPGKVRIVQSLIPDIMKTQSPVARQAFIQMVSERLVFPETAIHAEIRKTFSQDSPALQNSARQARPLSAREKAQRFLIRISLENPQTMTEIEKWGGKELFSDQLLKEIYQNNYLIFQAGHNIKADDLMSLLENSASRDALSGILLADEVPEGWERVFKDCLVLLKTELLNRKIAENNSRMSQFEKMGDVSKSLELMVEIQQMVKEKHSLATTLRKGGI
- the ppdK gene encoding pyruvate, phosphate dikinase, with product MKESKYVYLFREGSAGMKNLLGGKGANLAEMTNIGLPVPPGLTITTKACIEFFKAGKTFPAGLEEELWEKLAAVEEQAGKKFGDLHDPLLVSVRSGAPVSMPGMMDTILNLGLNDETVEGLSRATQNRRFALDSYRRFIQMFADVVMGVEHFQFETALEKRKEEAGVKVDKDLTPEALEKLIEDYKSIVRRTKGQSFPQQPREQLLMAIRAVFNSWFNPRAEVYRKINNIPQDLGTAVNVQAMVFGNMGDDSGTGVAFTRNPSTGEKKLYGEFLMNAQGEDVVAGIRTPQSIEQLSRENPQIYSQFTRICSILETHYRDVQDIEFTIERGKLYMLQTRTGKRTAGAAVKIAVDMVNEGIISKEEAIMRIEPSSLDQLLHRRIDPASEVKVIAKGLPASPGAASGHVVLDADRAEGQAKEGKKVILVRTETTPDDIHGIVAAQGILTSRGGMTSHAAVVARGMGKCCVCGCEALKIDYEAGEIKVDGQVIREGDIISLDGSTGKVMLGQVKLIDPELSPEFQEILSWADEIKRLKVRANADNPPDAAKAREFGAEGIGLCRTEHMFMAPDRVPVVQEMIMADNIEDREKALAKLLPMQEEDFYGILKVMNGLPVTIRLLDPPLHEFLPDVEELITEIGELKMVKADPERIMALQTVLTRARSLREFNPMLGHRGCRLGVSYPEIYRMQARAIFQAAARLVKEGYKVWPEVEIPLVIDKNELALLRGEIEEVARQVMSEYKVEFHFTVGTMIELPRACLTADKVAEVADFFSFGTNDLTQTTLGFSRDDAEGKFMNDYLEKKILKNNPFIVLDREGVGQLMEMAVKKGREKKPGLEIGICGEHGGEPNSIEFCHLAGLNYVSCSPFRVPVARLAAAQAQVINPRPIK
- a CDS encoding HEPN domain-containing protein → MSELTNRQLALRWFEYAKNDLQAASILLSHDDVAPRTVCFLAQQSAEKALKAILVLKGLDVIRTHDLDALSETLPKKVSAKFESFDLTWLTEWSVESRYPGDWPEASCEDAKKAVTIATEVLNACNSIFINEN
- a CDS encoding nucleotidyltransferase domain-containing protein, which gives rise to MITKHIVQSMAERIVNAFSPEKIIVFGSWARNEATKDSDIDFLVITSYKGSKRDIQVAMRRELKGFGIPKDVIVASKEEIEQKKDLPGYIYGTALKEGRVVYERIDQ